Proteins found in one Ctenopharyngodon idella isolate HZGC_01 chromosome 16, HZGC01, whole genome shotgun sequence genomic segment:
- the LOC127496965 gene encoding free fatty acid receptor 3-like — translation MVWTVSLSNLVLAVYGFTLITGLPANILAFYTFCKKVRQRSTPMDVLLLSLTISDLIFLFFLPFRMVEAANMKWTLPYFLCPLSGFIFYSTIYNSTFHLTAISVERYLGVAFPIKYKLKRNPRNAVIASVIFWVVSMAHCSIVYIMQYHHHSNPNFTDPSKRNTCYEDFSDEQLKILLPVRLELFAVLFCTPFLICCFCYIRFIHILSNLPNINAKKRYRAIGMALGTLLVFIVCFMPYNISHVVGYVNNKSTDWRVYALLTSTFNACLDPFIFYFSSSALRGTFKNVLEELTRRLLVPCCRSALYCPILNCSSTDEKTRPSMTDSSL, via the coding sequence ATGGTGTGGACGGTGAGTCTCAGTAACCTGGTGTTAGCGGTCTACGGATTCACGCTGATCACAGGCCTTCCCGCCAACATCTTGGCTTTTTACACCTTCTGCAAGAAGGTCCGCCAGCGCTCCACCCCAATGGACGTGCTGTTACTCAGTTTAACCATCTCCGACCTGATCTTCCTCTTTTTCCTGCCATTTCGCATGGTGGAGGCGGCAAACATGAAATGGACGCTGCCGTACTTCCTCTGCCCGCTGTCGGGATTCATCTTCTACTCCACCATCTACAACAGCACCTTCCACCTGACGGCCATCAGTGTGGAGCGATACTTGGGTGTAGCTTTCCCCATTAAATACAAGCTGAAACGCAACCCTCGAAATGCTGTGATAGCCAGCGTtatattctgggtggtttccaTGGCGCACTGCAGCATCGTCTACATCATGCAATACCACCATCATTCGAACCCCAACTTCACCGATCCATCGAAGCGTAACACCTGTTATGAAGATTTCAGTGATGAACAGCTCAAGATCCTCCTGCCGGTTCGCCTGGAGCTTTTTGCAGTGCTCTTCTGCACACCATTCCTCATCTGCTGCTTCTGCTACATCCGATTCATCCACATCCTCTCCAATCTGCCCAACATCAACGCCAAGAAGCGGTATAGAGCCATCGGGATGGCGCTGGGCACGCTTCTGGTCTTCATTGTCTGCTTCATGCCCTACAACATCTCACATGTGGTTGGATACGTGAACAACAAAAGCACCGACTGGCGGGTGTACGCTCTGCTCACCAGCACGTTTAACGCGTGCCTCGATCCTTTCATATTCTACTTCTCGTCTTCGGCACTCAGAGGAACATTTAAGAATGTGTTGGAGGAGTTGACGAGGCGGCTACTCGTGCCCTGTTGCCGCTCAGCTCTCTACTGCCCTATCTTGAACTGTTCGAGTACAGACGAGAAAACTCGACCGAGcatgactgacagctctctgtAA